The Sesamum indicum cultivar Zhongzhi No. 13 linkage group LG2, S_indicum_v1.0, whole genome shotgun sequence genome contains a region encoding:
- the LOC105156433 gene encoding probable isoprenylcysteine alpha-carbonyl methylesterase ICMEL2 isoform X1: MHSYILPVSNPNTPPSAPATSSSSSSPMIKSATMLIRSEDDLGAAATRIFMPPSLEEDKKNEKRPLISRTLSYTDAPLAGVNSNAYHQKRRRRVSSDNSLLTLCPDPRQPFGKDVGRAAADTYLITRLSFKLLGYLGVGYRWITRFLALGCYSFLLFPGFLQVGYYYFFSKQIRRGIVYGDQPRNRLDLYLPRNIEGPKPVVAFVTGGAWIIGYKAWGSLLGQQLSERDVIVACIDYRNFPQGTISDMVKDASQGISFVCNHIAEYGGDPNRIYLMGQSAGAHIAACALLDQAIKEAGGEKSTWSVSQIKAYFGLSGGYNFLNLINHFHSRGLYRSIFLGIMEGEESLRRHSPELMMQDPNNRGAASLLPPIILFHGTADYSIPSDSSKSFAETLRSLGVQAESVLYEGKTHTDLFLQDPMRGGKDDMFEDVIAIIHAGDSEARARDATAPPRRRLVPEFMLKLARSVSPF, from the exons atgcatTCCTATATACTCCCTGTATCCAATCCCAACACCCCTCCATCCGCCCCCGCGACCTCCTCATCTTCGTCCTCTCCGATGATCAAATCAGCCACAATGCTGATCAGATCAGAAGATGATTTGGGCGCAGCGGCCACCAGGATTTTCATGCCTCCGTCTCTTGAGGAGGACAAGAAGAACGAAAAGAGACCCTTAATTTCAAGAACCTTGAGTTACACGGACGCTCCCCTCGCCGGCGTTAATTCTAATGCGTATCACCAGAAGAGGCGCCGCCGCGTCTCCAGTGATAACTCCCTTCTGACTCTTTGTCCTGACCCCCGGCAGCCTTTCGGGAAAGACGTGGGAAGAGCTGCGGCTGATACTTATTTGATTACTCGCCTTAGCTTTAAGTTGTTGGGGTATCTTGG GGTAGGTTACAGATGGATCACCAGATTTCTTGCCCTAGGCTGTtattctttccttctttttcctGGTTTTCTTCAAG TTGGATATTattacttcttctctaagcaaATACGTAGAGGTATAGTCTACGGAGACCAACCCAGAAATAG GCTTGATCTGTATTTGCCAAGAAATATTGAGGGACCAAAGCCAGTTGTTGCATTTGTAACAGGTGGAGCCTGGATTATTGG TTATAAAGCCTGGGGTTCTCTTCTAGGACAACAGTTATCAGAAAGAGATGTTATAGTAGCTTGTATAGATTACAG GAACTTTCCTCAGGGAACCATTAGTGATATGGTCAAAGATGCTTCTCAAGGTATATCATTTGTGTGCAATCATATTGCTGAATATGGAGGGGATCCTAACAG AATATACCTTATGGGGCAGTCAGCTGGTGCCCATATTGCTGCTTGTGCTCTATTAGATCAGGCAATCAAAGAGGCTGGGGGAGAGAAGAGTACCTGGAGTGTGTCTCAAATCAAAGCTTATTTTGGTTTATCTGGAGG GTACAATTTTTTGAACCTGATCAATCATTTTCATAGTCGAGGTTTATACCGCTCAATTTTTCTAGG CATAATGGAGGGGGAAGAATCTCTACGAAGACATTCTCCAGAATTAATGATGCAGGATCCAAACAATAGAGGTGCAGCTTCACTGCTACCTCCTATAATCCTTTTCCATGGAACTGCAGACTATTCAATTCCCTCCGATTCCAG CAAAAGTTTTGCTGAGACTCTTCGGAGCTTGGGAGTTCAAGCTGAATCGGTTCTATATGAAGGAAAGACGCACACAGATTTGTTCCTTCAG GATCCGATGAGAGGTGGCAAAGATGATATGTTCGAAGATGTGATTGCCATAATTCATGCTGGTGACTCGGAAGCTCGGGCGAGGGATGCTACAGCACCTCCAAGAAGACGCCTAGTCCCTGAATTTATGTTGAAGTTGGCTCGCAGTGTCAGCCCATTCTAA
- the LOC105156433 gene encoding probable isoprenylcysteine alpha-carbonyl methylesterase ICMEL2 isoform X2 — MHSYILPVSNPNTPPSAPATSSSSSSPMIKSATMLIRSEDDLGAAATRIFMPPSLEEDKKNEKRPLISRTLSYTDAPLAGVNSNAYHQKRRRRVSSDNSLLTLCPDPRQPFGKDVGRAAADTYLITRLSFKLLGYLGVGYRWITRFLALGCYSFLLFPGFLQVGYYYFFSKQIRRGIVYGDQPRNRLDLYLPRNIEGPKPVVAFVTGGAWIIGYKAWGSLLGQQLSERDVIVACIDYRNFPQGTISDMVKDASQGISFVCNHIAEYGGDPNRIYLMGQSAGAHIAACALLDQAIKEAGGEKSTWSVSQIKAYFGLSGGYNFLNLINHFHSRGLYRSIFLGIMEGEESLRRHSPELMMQDPNNRGAASLLPPIILFHGTADYSIPSDSSKSFAETLRSLGVQAESVLYEGKTHTDLFLQVPGWHGSVLLMSCSFPTWSYSLRHNINITRTFSVITSSSDGSDERWQR, encoded by the exons atgcatTCCTATATACTCCCTGTATCCAATCCCAACACCCCTCCATCCGCCCCCGCGACCTCCTCATCTTCGTCCTCTCCGATGATCAAATCAGCCACAATGCTGATCAGATCAGAAGATGATTTGGGCGCAGCGGCCACCAGGATTTTCATGCCTCCGTCTCTTGAGGAGGACAAGAAGAACGAAAAGAGACCCTTAATTTCAAGAACCTTGAGTTACACGGACGCTCCCCTCGCCGGCGTTAATTCTAATGCGTATCACCAGAAGAGGCGCCGCCGCGTCTCCAGTGATAACTCCCTTCTGACTCTTTGTCCTGACCCCCGGCAGCCTTTCGGGAAAGACGTGGGAAGAGCTGCGGCTGATACTTATTTGATTACTCGCCTTAGCTTTAAGTTGTTGGGGTATCTTGG GGTAGGTTACAGATGGATCACCAGATTTCTTGCCCTAGGCTGTtattctttccttctttttcctGGTTTTCTTCAAG TTGGATATTattacttcttctctaagcaaATACGTAGAGGTATAGTCTACGGAGACCAACCCAGAAATAG GCTTGATCTGTATTTGCCAAGAAATATTGAGGGACCAAAGCCAGTTGTTGCATTTGTAACAGGTGGAGCCTGGATTATTGG TTATAAAGCCTGGGGTTCTCTTCTAGGACAACAGTTATCAGAAAGAGATGTTATAGTAGCTTGTATAGATTACAG GAACTTTCCTCAGGGAACCATTAGTGATATGGTCAAAGATGCTTCTCAAGGTATATCATTTGTGTGCAATCATATTGCTGAATATGGAGGGGATCCTAACAG AATATACCTTATGGGGCAGTCAGCTGGTGCCCATATTGCTGCTTGTGCTCTATTAGATCAGGCAATCAAAGAGGCTGGGGGAGAGAAGAGTACCTGGAGTGTGTCTCAAATCAAAGCTTATTTTGGTTTATCTGGAGG GTACAATTTTTTGAACCTGATCAATCATTTTCATAGTCGAGGTTTATACCGCTCAATTTTTCTAGG CATAATGGAGGGGGAAGAATCTCTACGAAGACATTCTCCAGAATTAATGATGCAGGATCCAAACAATAGAGGTGCAGCTTCACTGCTACCTCCTATAATCCTTTTCCATGGAACTGCAGACTATTCAATTCCCTCCGATTCCAG CAAAAGTTTTGCTGAGACTCTTCGGAGCTTGGGAGTTCAAGCTGAATCGGTTCTATATGAAGGAAAGACGCACACAGATTTGTTCCTTCAGGTACCTGGCTGGCATGGATCTGTTCTCCTTATGTCATGTAGCTTCCCTACATGGTCCTATTCACTGAGACACAACATAAACATAACCAGGACTTTTTCTGTAATAACATCGTCATCTGATG GATCCGATGAGAGGTGGCAAAGATGA
- the LOC105156434 gene encoding phosphate transporter PHO1 homolog 1, which yields MVKFSKQFEGQLVPEWKEAFVDYRQLKKEIKKIHLLNDQNTNAKKRKGSLPNAIVSSLRKYTCLEHKQREPRVIQVHRKLTDSASSTDLYETELLEQFADTDAAVEFFACLDLQLNKVNQFYKTKEKEFLERGESLKKQMEILTELKTVLKQRHTKGTPSQDSKEEDSISGTISCDDESIKDAIDVEQGLENLTEEFDKEAIKFSETPKSGELERSMRVKKEDGKFRSLSGRVINCQGKNLRIHIPLTNPTRTFSAITYLLWDDLVNQSSKKGGPEGNKLHINKKKLHHAEKMIRGAFIELYKGLGYLKTYRNLNMLAFVKILKKFDKVTNKQVLPIYLRVVESSYFNSSDKALKLADEVEELFVKNFAEDDKRKAMKYLKPSQRKESHAVTFFIGLFTGCFVALFVGYVIMAHITGMYRSNSDTMYMETVYPVLSMFSLLFLHFFLYGCNIFMWRKTRINYSFIFELSPTKELKYRDVFLICTTSMTAVVGILFVHLSLVAKGYSYAQVQVIPGLLLLLFIVVLLCPFNIIYKSSRYRLLTVLRNIVLSPLYKVVMLDFFMADQLCSQVPMLRDLEYIACYYITGSYKTQDYNYCMRTTYYRDLAYAVSFLPYYWRAMQCARRWFDEGHKSHLVNLGKYVSAMLAAGAKVAYEKEKSVGWLCLVVIMSTAATVYQLYWDFVKDWGLLQFNSKNPWLRDELMLRQKFIYFFSMGLNLVLRLAWLQTVFHYNFGKVDYRVTMLFLAALEVVRRGQWNFYRLENEHLNNAGKFRAVKTVPLPFHEVDEQD from the exons ATGGTGAAATTCTCCAAGCAGTTTGAGGGGCAGTTAGTGCCTGAATGGAAAGAAGCTTTTGTTGATTACCGCCAGCTAAAGAAGGAGATCAAGAAAATCCATCTTCTCAACGATCAAAACACGAATGCCAAGAAACGGAAGGGTTCTTTACCAAACGCTATCGTTTcttctttaagaaaatacaCTTGTCTTGAACATAAACAAAGAGAACCAAGAGTCATTCAA GTTCATCGGAAGCTTACAGACTCAGCCAGTAGCACGGACTTGTACGAGACTGAGCTGCTGGAGCAATTTGCTGACACAGATGCTGCAGTTGAGTTTTTTGCGTGTTTGGATCTTCAACTCAACAAAGTGAACcagttttacaaaacaaaagagaaagagttTCTTGAGCGAGGCGAGTCGTTAAAGAAGCAAATGGAGATTCTCACTGAGCTTAAAACGGTGCTGAAGCAACGACACACTAAAGGGACTCCTTCGCAGGACTCAAAGGAGGAGGATTCGATATCGGGCACCATATCATGTG ATGACGAGTCAATTAAGGATGCTATCGATGTAGAGCAGGGGCTGGAGAACTTAACTGAAGAGTTCGATAAAGAAGCCATAAAATTCTCTGAAACTCCCAAGTCCGGTGAACTGGAAAGATCAATGAGGGTGAAGAAAGAGGACGGGAAGTTCAGGTCGCTTTCTGGTCGAGTTATCAACTGCCAGGGGAAAAACTTGAGAATTCACATTCCTCTTACAAATCCAACCCGCACGTTTTCAGCCATAACTTACTTGCTTTGGGATGATTTGGTGAATCAGTCCTCTAAGAAAGGTGGCCCAGAGGGTAATAAGTTGcatattaacaagaaaaagcTGCATCATGCAGAGAAAATGATCAGGGGAGCGTTTATCGAGCTCTACAAAGGATTAGGATACCTTAAGACTTATAG GAACTTGAACATGCTTGCTTTTGTAAAGATTTTGAAGAAATTCGATAAA GTGACTAACAAACAAGTTCTTCCCATTTATCTAAGAGTGGTCGAAAGCTCCTACTTCAACAGCTCAGACAAG GCTTTAAAGTTAGCAGATGAGGTTGAGGAACtttttgtcaagaattttGCTGAAGATGACAAAAGAAAGGCCATGAAGTACCTTAAACCGTCCCAGCGAAAAGAATCGCATGCTGTGACATTTTTCATTG GTTTGTTCACTGGGTGTTTCGTTGCACTTTTCGTGGGATATGTGATCATGGCTCATATTACCGGAATGTACAGATCTAATTCAGACACGATGTACATGGAAACAGTCTACCCTGTCCTTAG CATGTTTAGCCTATTGTTTCTACATTTCTTCCTATACGGATGCAACATTTTTATGTGGAGAAAGACGCGTATAAATTATAGCTTCATCTTCGAACTATCCCCAACAAAGGAGCTTAAGTATAGAGACGTGTTCTTGATTTGCACCACATCGATGACTGCTGTAGTTGGCATCTTGTTTGTTCATCTCTCGCTCGTGGCAAAAGGGTATTCTTATGCTCAAGTTCAAGTCATCCCAGGACTTCTACTGCTG CTTTTCATTGTAGTTCTGCTTTGTCCCTTCAACATCATCTACAAGTCAAGTCGTTACCGTTTGCTCACAGTACTAAGAAATATCGTCTTATCGCCTCTGTATAAGGTTGTGATGCTGGACTTTTTCATGGCTGATCAACTTTGTAGCCAG GTACCCATGCTTAGAGATTTAGAGTACATAGCATGCTACTATATAACTGGAAGCTATAAAACTCAGGACTATAACTACTGCATGAGAACCACATACTACAGAGACCTTGCTTATGCAGTCTCCTTTCTACCGTATTACTGGAGAGCTATGCAG TGTGCTCGAAGATGGTTTGATGAAGGGCACAAAAGCCACCTCGTCAATCTAGGCAAATACGTGTCTGCAATGCTGGCAGCCGGAGCCAAAGTGGCATACGAGAAGGAAAAAAGTGTTGGATGGCTTTGCCTAGTTGTAATCATGTCAACTGCCGCAACTGTATACCAACTTTACTGGGATTTTGTAAAGGACTGGGGCTTGCTCCAGTTCAACTCCAAGAATCCATGGCTAAGAGATGAATTAATGCTTcgccaaaagtttatatactttttctcTATG GGATTAAACCTTGTACTCAGGCTAGCTTGGTTGCAAACAGTTTTCCACTACAATTTCGGAAAAGTAGACTACAGAGTGACCATGCTGTTCTTAGCAGCACTTGAGGTTGTCAGAAGAGGGCAGTGGAATTTTTACAG GTTGGAGAATGAGCATCTAAATAATGCAGGCAAATTTAGAGCTGTGAAGACAGTGCCACTTCCTTTTCATGAAGTGGATGAGCAAGACTGA
- the LOC105156743 gene encoding SUPPRESSOR OF ABI3-5: protein MDPGRYGLHQGWENNSALEGYGAVHDSNYRDGGSYDDRRFIDERFPRENVYPRGAFHRDVLERDNYPPQPSSVGMWPQTRRRNYEEEYSFERDYRRHEKPPARYGGRDREDYGYDDYDYRSRAPHQSREDSRERDYDYGRQSYDSDYDRSSRRDGNWRKRESRDREWDKRGLSREKDESPYRRHEHSPSRSRSRSHGRDDRARSRSPRSRSHGRSHREDSYDDSRYDRSDRRRERDDRRQHDHYSVAPSATVVVKGLSQKTSEEDLYRILAEWGPLRHVRVIKERNSGISRGFAFIDFPSVDSAQAMMDKLGHEGLLVDGRKLFFEYSSKPTGGANGSIGMDSASRSGHGSHRSIMVPSDWMCTICGCVNFARRTSCFQCNEPRTEDAPPADMASSNPTPSGKRGEAGPTHVLVVRGLDENADEEMLRYEFSKHAPIKDLRLVRDKFTHVSRGFAFVHFYSVEDATKALEATNGTNLEKNGQILRVAYAKSIVGPGSAASGASQSSSLAAAAIEAATFAQQYDAVGWAPKEYNPEDKQSGAVQEHSGQVAGQTDPSAPQSGFVWDEASGYYYDAASGFYYDGNTGLYYDGNNGLWYSFDQQTQQYIPCTDQNDRTAEKQNEISKPSDGSNSRKVVISAPAATVTSNEKAASLPDAVQAAAAAAIAAEKKEKEKLKETRLASKSSILANKKKMNNVLTMWKQRSHEGQAPRVSLDDNQLSASLEERSIPSSMKSKFKNEGLTTKETGSSSLTYTEASTTAMPFRTDASALGSYIPPVTAGTGKRRFSEMPSTSVANKEQSQTTYRDRAAERRSLYGSSSAFGDDLSNAGIGDPNRDPTLRRGVLDSMPFPPGVGGGRSTGDANSQSYEVITADRAIDESNVGNRMLRNMGWHEGSGLGKDGSGMVEPVQAQAIETRAGLGSHQPKKVDPSLEVQAGDSYKAVIQKKAIARFREMS from the exons ATGGATCCTGGCCGCTATGGTCTTCATCAAGGATGGGAAAATAACAGC GCTCTGGAGGGATATGGTGCCGTTCATGATTCAAACTACCG GGATGGTGGATCTTACGATGATAGGAGGTTTATAGATGAAAGGTTCCCAAGGGAAAATGTCTACCCTAGGGGTGCCTTTCATCGAGACGTATTGGAGAGGGATAACTATCCTCCACAGCCATCATCAGTTGGTATGTGGCCTCAAACAAGGCGGAGAAACTATGAAGAAGAATATTCTTTTGAGAGGGATTATAGACGGCATGAGAAGCC GCCTGCTAGATATGGAGGGCGTGATCGAGAGGATTATGGATATGATGATTATGATTATAGATCCCGTGCCCCACATCAAAGTAGGGAGGACAGCCGTGAAAGGGATTATGACTATGGAAGACAGAGTTATGATTCAGACTACGACAGAAGCAGTAGGAGAGATGGTAACTGGAGAAAGCGTGAATCTCGGGACCGTGAATGGGACAAGAGAGGCCTTAGTCGGGAGAAGGACGAGAGCCCATATAGGAGACATGAGCATTCTCCTTCACGGTCTCGCTCTCGTTCTCATGGCCGTGATGATCGGGCAAGGTCAAGGTCTCCTCGAAGCCGGAGTCATGGTCGAAGTCATAGGGAAGACAGTTATGATGACAGCCGCTATGACAGAAGTGATAGGCGAAGAGAACGTGATGATAGACGTCAGCATGACCATTATTCTGTT GCTCCATCTGCTACAGTTGTGGTAAAGGGCCTTTCTCAAAAGACAAGCGAAGAAGATTTGTATCGGATCCTT GCTGAATGGGGGCCCCTTCGTCATGTCCGTGTAATTAAAGAGCGAAATTCTGGCATCTCACGCGGATTTGCTTTTATTGACTTCCCCTCTGTG GATTCAGCACAAGCAATGATGGATAAGCTTGGGCATGAAGGTCTTCTTGTAGATGGTAGGAAGCTCTTCTTCGAGTacag TAGTAAGCCAACTGGTGGAGCAAATGGATCTATTGGAATGGATAGTGCATCAAGATCAGGCCATGGTAGTCATAGAAGTATTATGGTGCCATCTGATTGGATGTGCACCATATGCGGCTGTGTCAATTTTGCACGGAGAACATCCTGTTTTCAG TGTAATGAGCCGAGAACAGAAGATGCTCCCCCAGCTGATATGGCATCATCAAATCCCACCCCTAGTGGCAAAAGAGGAGAAGCAG GTCCTACCCATGTTCTTGTCGTTCGTGGATTGGATGAAAATGCTGATGAGGAGATGCTCCGTTATGAATTTTCTAAGCATGCTCCCATTAAG GATCTGCGACTTGTTAGAGACAAATTCACACATGTCTCTAGAGGATTTGCATTTGTTCATTTCTATTCA GTTGAGGATGCTACTAAAGCACTTGAGGCAACAAATGGTActaatttggagaaaaatggtCAGATTCTTCGAGTTGCGTATGCCAAAAGTATTGTCGGACCTGGATCAGCAGCTTCTGGAGCTTCTCAGTCGAGCAGTCTGGCTGCTGCTGCAATAGAAGCGGCAACATTTGCTCAGCAG TATGATGCAGTCGGTTGGGCACCAAAAGAGTACAATCCAGAGGATAAACAATCAGGTGCCGTCCAAGAGCACAGTGGACAAGTTGCAGGTCAAACCGATCCTTCTGCTCCGCAATCTGGTTTTGTATGGGACGAAGCCTCTGGCTATTACTATGATGCCGCTTCTGGGTTCTACTATGACGGAAATACAG GTTTATATTATGATGGCAATAATGGTCTCTGGTATTCTTTTGATCAACAAACCCAGCAGTATATTCCTTGCACTGATCAGAATGACAGGACAgctgaaaaacaaaatgaaatttctaAGCCATCGGATGGTTCCAACAGTAGAAAAGTTGTTATTTCTGCACCTGCTGCAACAGTGACATCAAATGAGAAAGCTGCTTCTTTACCAGACGCCGTCCaggctgctgctgctgccgcAATAGCTGctgagaagaaagagaaggaaaaattgaaagaaacaaGACTGGCATCCAAAAGTAGCATCCTGGCtaacaagaaaaagatgaataaTGTCTTAACCATGTGGAAGCAAAGAAGTCATGAAGGACAAGCACCACGCGTCTCTCTTGATGACAACCAGCTTTCCGCTTCATTGGAAGAGAGATCCATCCCGTCATCTATGAAGAGCAAGTTCAAAAATGAAGGGCTGACAACAAAAGAGA CAGGATCTTCTTCACTGACATACACAGAAGCTTCCACAACAGCGATGCCATTCAGAACGGATGCATCTGCTTTAGGTTCCTACATACCACCTGTTACTGCTGGAACTGGTAAGAGAAGGTTCTCTGAGATGCCATCCACTTCCGTTGCAAATAAAGAACAGTCCCAAACTACCTACAGAGATCGTGCGGCTGAGCGGAGAAGTTTGTATGGTTCATCATCTGCTTTTGGGGATGACTTATCAAATGCAGGAATTGGAGATCCAA ATCGAGATCCAACACTTAGAAGGGGTGTTTTGGATTCCATGCCTTTCCCTCCTGGTGTTGGTGGTGGACGAAGTACTGGAGATGCAAATAGTCAGAGTTATGAGGTGATCACAGCAGACAGGGCTATTGATGAGAGCAATGTTGGCAACCGGATGCTTCGCAACATGGGCTGGCATGAAGGCTCG GGCCTGGGGAAAGATGGGAGTGGTATGGTAGAGCCCGTCCAGGCGCAGGCCATAGAAACTAGAGCCGGACTAGGGAGCCATCAGCCAAAGAAAGTGGATCCAAGCCTGGAGGTGCAGGCTGGAGATAGCTACAAAGCTGTTATTCAGAAGAAGGCCATAGCTCGCTTTCGAGAAATGTCATGA